From a single Streptomyces sp. 1331.2 genomic region:
- a CDS encoding VOC family protein, producing the protein MLTTDFPTGSPCWIDLGSPNIPATAEFYGKVFGWTFQEVPGTDGYGFLQLDGKTVGALGNLDAGARSAWTTYFRTEDADATVKAVEQAGGSVRVPPMDVMEEGRFAQLTDPQGAEFAIWQAGNTKGLDVVSEDGALVWSELHTSGPEVAFAYYEKLFGWRMENFEPSPGMTYRVISTAEGDLRAASFGGIAPTMSPEQPSAWTPYFSAADVDAVVARATAAGGTVLMPAADVENVGRIAWLADPNGAPFALIHGEPQES; encoded by the coding sequence ATGCTCACCACCGACTTCCCCACCGGCTCGCCCTGCTGGATCGACCTGGGCAGCCCGAACATCCCCGCCACTGCCGAGTTCTACGGCAAGGTCTTCGGCTGGACCTTCCAGGAGGTTCCCGGGACGGACGGCTACGGCTTCCTCCAGCTGGACGGCAAGACCGTCGGCGCGCTCGGCAACCTGGACGCGGGCGCGCGCTCGGCCTGGACGACGTACTTCCGCACCGAGGACGCGGACGCCACCGTGAAGGCCGTCGAGCAGGCCGGCGGCTCGGTCCGCGTCCCGCCGATGGACGTCATGGAGGAGGGCCGGTTCGCCCAGCTGACCGACCCGCAGGGCGCCGAGTTCGCGATCTGGCAGGCGGGCAACACCAAGGGCCTGGACGTGGTCTCGGAGGACGGCGCGCTGGTCTGGTCCGAGCTGCACACCTCCGGCCCGGAGGTGGCCTTCGCCTACTACGAGAAGCTGTTCGGCTGGCGGATGGAGAACTTCGAGCCGTCCCCGGGCATGACCTACCGGGTGATCTCCACCGCCGAGGGGGACCTGCGGGCCGCCAGCTTCGGCGGCATCGCCCCGACGATGTCCCCGGAGCAGCCCTCCGCCTGGACGCCGTACTTCTCGGCCGCCGACGTGGACGCGGTGGTCGCCAGGGCGACGGCGGCCGGCGGTACGGTGCTGATGCCCGCCGCGGACGTGGAGAACGTCGGCCGGATCGCCTGGCTGGCGGACCCGAACGGCGCCCCGTTCGCCCTGATCCACGGCGAGCCGCAGGAATCCTGA
- a CDS encoding LuxR C-terminal-related transcriptional regulator, with the protein MLEVLGLDPTAEAVYAALLVDPGCGVADLCRRFGLSESAVRDALDQLADLTLLRPSQEVSGALRPVSPAVGLEAVIRRQEDDLARRQQELAASKAAVAQAVAAYADLVPNTTSDATERLVGMDAIQAKLEMLARGLREEFLAAISGGAQSQASMDAARPLDRDALERGVTMRTLYQDSVRNDQATHAYAQWLTELGGQVRTAPLLPPRLLVFDRHTAVVPIDPARTRLGALCTSEPGLVASLVALFEQAWSTAVPLGADQPTHQDTGLTPAERDLLRLLGTGLTDEAAGKRLGISVRTVRRQMSALMERLDAASRFEAGLKAAQRGWL; encoded by the coding sequence GTGCTCGAAGTCCTGGGACTGGACCCGACGGCGGAAGCCGTCTACGCAGCCTTGCTGGTCGACCCCGGGTGCGGCGTCGCCGACCTGTGCCGCCGGTTCGGCCTTTCCGAGTCCGCCGTCCGGGACGCCCTCGACCAGCTCGCGGACCTGACGCTGCTGCGCCCCTCCCAGGAGGTCTCCGGCGCGCTGCGCCCGGTCAGCCCGGCGGTCGGCCTGGAGGCCGTCATCCGCCGCCAGGAGGACGACCTCGCCCGCCGCCAGCAGGAGCTGGCCGCCAGCAAGGCCGCCGTGGCCCAGGCCGTCGCCGCCTACGCGGACCTGGTGCCCAACACCACCTCGGACGCCACCGAGCGCCTGGTCGGGATGGACGCCATCCAGGCCAAGCTCGAAATGCTGGCGCGCGGCCTCCGGGAGGAGTTCCTCGCCGCGATCTCGGGCGGGGCGCAGTCCCAGGCCAGCATGGACGCCGCCCGCCCGCTCGACCGGGACGCGCTGGAGCGCGGCGTCACCATGCGGACGCTGTACCAGGACAGCGTCCGCAACGACCAGGCCACCCACGCGTACGCCCAGTGGCTCACCGAGCTCGGCGGCCAGGTGCGGACGGCGCCCCTCCTGCCGCCGCGGCTGCTGGTCTTCGACCGGCACACCGCCGTCGTCCCGATCGACCCGGCGCGGACCCGGCTCGGGGCGCTCTGCACCAGCGAGCCCGGGCTGGTCGCCTCCCTCGTCGCCCTGTTCGAACAGGCCTGGTCCACCGCCGTACCGCTCGGCGCCGACCAGCCCACCCACCAGGACACCGGCCTCACTCCGGCCGAACGCGACCTGCTCCGGCTGCTCGGTACGGGCCTGACCGACGAGGCCGCCGGCAAGCGGCTCGGTATCTCGGTGCGCACCGTACGGCGCCAGATGTCCGCCCTCATGGAACGGCTCGACGCCGCCAGCCGCTTCGAGGCCGGCCTCAAGGCGGCGCAGCGCGGCTGGCTGTAG
- a CDS encoding C40 family peptidase yields the protein MSRKAYLRTSAVAVGLAGSLSLGLLVQGGTAFAADPAPAAAPAAVASVAGGEYGGAGQPVGVAQAPAADGSSAVASVLAPAVTRHEAIQRAKTWVGIGLDYSWTGSHNGYRTDCSGYVSMAWKLDDSLTTDTFGPRGVIENIGKGDLKPGDALLNDNSGASGHVVLFEKWTDSSHYMGYEFTGSGVHYREIPYPYYPGYGTFVPVRNKSIREDGPSDPGMTNLTAGDFNGDHKKDLVAVEVSTGKLWSYPGTGTGTLGSRVLIGTGGWNGMSNLAVGDLNGDGKDDVVATEKSTGKLWLYPGTGNGLGDRVEIGSGGWNGMNNTAVGDFNGDGKDDVVASENSTGKLFLYPGNGRGLGDRVEIGSGGWNGMNKIVSPGDMNKDGKDDLVATETSTGKLWLYPGTGHGLGDRVEIGSGGWNGISDYAGADFTGDGIGDLAAVDSDPGETGKLYLYKGTGNGLSSRTEIGNGGW from the coding sequence ATGTCCCGCAAGGCCTATCTCCGTACGTCCGCCGTCGCCGTCGGCCTGGCCGGCTCGCTGTCGCTCGGCCTGCTCGTCCAGGGCGGCACCGCGTTCGCCGCCGACCCGGCCCCCGCCGCCGCCCCCGCCGCCGTCGCCTCGGTCGCGGGCGGCGAGTACGGCGGCGCCGGCCAGCCGGTCGGGGTCGCCCAGGCGCCCGCCGCTGACGGATCGTCGGCCGTCGCCTCCGTCCTGGCCCCCGCGGTCACCCGGCACGAGGCGATCCAGCGCGCCAAGACCTGGGTCGGCATCGGCCTCGACTACAGCTGGACCGGCTCGCACAACGGGTACCGCACCGACTGCTCGGGCTACGTCTCGATGGCCTGGAAGCTCGACGACTCGCTGACCACCGACACCTTCGGCCCGCGGGGCGTCATCGAGAACATCGGCAAGGGCGACCTCAAGCCCGGCGACGCGCTGCTCAACGACAACAGCGGGGCCAGCGGCCACGTGGTGCTGTTCGAGAAGTGGACCGACTCCAGCCACTACATGGGCTACGAGTTCACCGGCAGCGGCGTCCACTACCGCGAGATCCCCTACCCGTACTACCCCGGCTACGGCACCTTCGTGCCGGTGCGCAACAAGTCCATCCGCGAGGACGGCCCGTCCGACCCCGGGATGACCAACCTGACCGCCGGTGACTTCAACGGTGACCACAAGAAGGACCTGGTGGCGGTGGAGGTGTCGACCGGGAAGCTGTGGTCGTACCCCGGCACCGGGACGGGCACGTTGGGGAGCCGGGTGCTGATCGGTACCGGCGGCTGGAACGGGATGAGCAACCTGGCCGTCGGTGACCTGAACGGTGACGGCAAGGACGACGTCGTGGCGACGGAGAAGTCGACGGGGAAGCTGTGGCTGTACCCGGGGACGGGCAACGGTCTGGGTGACCGGGTGGAGATCGGTTCCGGCGGCTGGAACGGGATGAACAACACCGCGGTCGGCGACTTCAACGGTGACGGCAAGGACGATGTCGTGGCGAGTGAGAACTCGACCGGGAAGCTCTTCCTCTACCCGGGCAACGGCCGTGGTCTGGGGGACCGGGTGGAGATCGGTTCCGGTGGCTGGAACGGGATGAACAAGATCGTCAGCCCCGGTGACATGAACAAGGACGGCAAGGACGACCTGGTCGCGACCGAGACGTCCACCGGGAAGCTGTGGCTGTACCCGGGCACGGGCCACGGCCTGGGGGACCGGGTGGAGATCGGCTCCGGTGGCTGGAACGGGATCTCCGACTACGCGGGTGCGGACTTCACCGGTGACGGCATCGGTGACCTGGCGGCCGTGGACTCCGACCCGGGCGAGACCGGAAAGCTCTACCTCTACAAGGGCACCGGCAACGGCCTGAGCTCCCGCACCGAGATCGGCAACGGCGGCTGGTAA
- a CDS encoding glycoside hydrolase domain-containing protein, translated as MNHHRLRGVASLAVAAGALTAVLPLAPVAQAAEPAAAGQSVKTVTYQGLSLQVPSSWSVVDLAQAPDTCVRLDRNTVYLGHPGADQNCPTHLIGEKADALVVETFAGAAERADLTTVAVPAGRGVPTLPDSAGQEARVAFEGAGVYVTASHAGASATVVQSVLASASIGTGATAAPVPQPPKAVPGALAAPGATSAAESATPSTGYTGKAFDACAAPSSGAMADWASSPYRGVGIYIGGPTRVCAQNNLTASWVAQQSSAGWHLLPIYAGTQAAGISSSDAEGQGRAAAEAAVKLAKGLGFTTGTVLYTDMEDYAPGYRTNVLNYLSGWTGRLHELNFRSGVYSSSSSGIKDMAAAYNSSSFDRPDVAWSANWNNAADTNDSYIPAGYWSNHQRVHQYAGDVTESHGGTTINIDRNYVDVAAKAPVNDPGMTNLTAGDFNGNGKKDLVAVEVSTGKLWSYPGTGTGTLGSRVLIGTGGWNGMSNLAVGDLNGDGKDDVVATEKSTGKLWLYPGTGNGLGDRVEIGSGGWNGMNNTAVGDFNGDGKDDVVASENSTGKLFLYPGNGRGLGDRVEIGSGGWNGMNKIVSPGDMNKDGKDDLVATETSTGKLWLYPGTGHGLGDRVEIGSGGWNGISDYAGADFTGDGIGDLAAVDSDPGETGKLYLYKGTGNGLSSRTEIGSGGW; from the coding sequence GTGAACCACCACCGTCTGAGGGGTGTCGCCTCGCTCGCCGTGGCGGCCGGCGCCCTCACCGCCGTCCTGCCGCTGGCCCCGGTCGCCCAGGCGGCCGAGCCTGCAGCAGCGGGTCAGAGCGTCAAGACCGTGACCTACCAAGGTCTTTCGCTCCAGGTGCCGTCGAGCTGGTCGGTGGTCGACCTGGCCCAGGCGCCCGACACCTGCGTCCGGCTCGACCGGAACACCGTCTACCTCGGCCACCCCGGCGCGGACCAGAACTGCCCGACCCACCTGATCGGGGAGAAGGCGGACGCGCTGGTCGTCGAGACCTTCGCCGGCGCTGCCGAGCGGGCCGACCTCACCACCGTCGCGGTGCCCGCCGGGCGCGGCGTCCCGACCCTGCCGGACAGTGCCGGCCAGGAGGCGCGGGTGGCCTTCGAGGGCGCCGGCGTCTACGTGACGGCCAGTCACGCCGGGGCGTCCGCCACTGTGGTGCAGAGCGTCCTCGCCTCCGCCTCGATCGGCACCGGCGCCACCGCGGCCCCGGTGCCGCAGCCCCCGAAGGCCGTGCCCGGCGCCCTCGCCGCGCCCGGTGCGACCTCGGCGGCCGAGTCGGCGACGCCGAGCACCGGCTACACCGGCAAGGCGTTCGACGCCTGTGCCGCCCCCTCCTCCGGCGCGATGGCGGACTGGGCCTCCTCGCCCTACCGGGGCGTGGGCATCTACATCGGCGGTCCGACCCGGGTCTGCGCGCAGAACAACCTCACCGCGTCGTGGGTGGCGCAGCAGAGCAGCGCCGGCTGGCACCTGCTGCCCATCTACGCGGGCACCCAGGCCGCCGGGATCTCCTCCTCGGACGCCGAGGGCCAGGGCCGAGCCGCGGCGGAGGCCGCCGTCAAGCTGGCCAAGGGGCTGGGCTTCACCACCGGCACGGTGCTCTACACCGACATGGAGGACTACGCGCCCGGCTACCGCACCAACGTGCTGAACTACCTGTCGGGCTGGACGGGCCGACTGCACGAGCTCAACTTCCGTTCCGGTGTCTACAGTTCCTCCTCCAGCGGGATCAAGGACATGGCCGCCGCGTACAACTCGTCGAGCTTCGACCGCCCCGACGTGGCCTGGTCCGCGAACTGGAACAACGCCGCGGACACCAACGACAGCTACATCCCGGCGGGGTACTGGTCCAACCACCAGCGCGTCCACCAGTACGCCGGCGACGTCACGGAGTCGCACGGCGGGACCACCATCAACATCGACCGGAACTACGTCGACGTCGCCGCCAAGGCGCCGGTGAACGACCCCGGGATGACCAACCTGACGGCCGGTGACTTCAACGGGAACGGCAAGAAGGACCTGGTGGCGGTGGAGGTGTCGACCGGGAAGCTGTGGTCGTACCCCGGCACCGGGACGGGCACGTTGGGGAGCCGGGTGCTGATCGGTACCGGCGGCTGGAACGGGATGAGCAACCTGGCCGTCGGTGACCTGAACGGTGATGGCAAGGACGATGTGGTGGCGACGGAGAAGTCGACGGGGAAGCTGTGGCTGTACCCGGGGACGGGCAACGGTCTGGGTGACCGGGTGGAGATCGGTTCCGGCGGCTGGAACGGGATGAACAACACCGCGGTGGGCGACTTCAACGGTGACGGCAAGGACGATGTCGTGGCGAGTGAGAACTCGACCGGGAAGCTCTTCCTCTACCCGGGCAACGGCCGTGGTCTGGGGGACCGGGTGGAGATCGGTTCCGGTGGCTGGAACGGGATGAACAAGATCGTCAGCCCCGGTGACATGAACAAGGACGGCAAGGACGACCTGGTCGCGACCGAGACGTCCACCGGGAAGCTGTGGCTGTACCCGGGCACGGGCCACGGCCTGGGTGACCGGGTGGAGATCGGCAGCGGTGGCTGGAACGGGATCTCCGACTACGCGGGCGCGGACTTCACCGGTGACGGCATCGGCGACCTGGCGGCCGTGGACTCCGACCCGGGCGAGACCGGGAAGCTCTACCTCTACAAGGGCACCGGCAACGGCCTGAGCTCCCGCACCGAGATCGGATCCGGCGGCTGGTAG
- a CDS encoding FG-GAP-like repeat-containing protein: MSAQTRMRKSLAVFALSLAPLGLAGTAGAASVSTWDKVAACESSGNWSINTGNGYYGGLQISEYNWQHYGGTQYAAYPHQATKKEQILIAEKILADQGAGAWTCSPGTGLSTDHADPYPAGPADPGMTNLTAGDFNGDGKKDLVAVEVSTGKLWLYPGTGTGTLKSRVEIGSGGWNGMSNLAVGDLNGDGGDDIVATEKSTGKLWLYPGNGHGVEGRIELGSGGWNGMNNTAVGDFNGDGVADVVASENSTGKLFLYPGLGGALGKRVEIGSGGWNGMNKIVSPGDMNKDGKDDLVATETSTGKLWLYPGTGHGLGDRVEIGNGGWNGISDYAGADFTGDGIGDLAAVESAPGETGKLYLYKGTGKGLSSRTEIGTGGW, translated from the coding sequence ATGTCCGCACAGACCCGTATGCGCAAGAGCCTTGCCGTCTTCGCGCTGAGCCTCGCACCTCTCGGCCTCGCCGGCACGGCCGGCGCCGCGTCCGTCAGCACCTGGGACAAGGTGGCCGCCTGCGAGAGCAGCGGCAACTGGTCCATCAACACCGGGAACGGCTACTACGGCGGCCTGCAGATATCCGAGTACAACTGGCAGCACTACGGCGGCACCCAGTACGCGGCCTACCCGCACCAGGCGACCAAGAAGGAACAGATCCTGATCGCCGAGAAGATCCTCGCCGACCAGGGCGCCGGCGCCTGGACGTGCAGCCCCGGCACCGGGCTCTCGACCGACCACGCCGACCCGTACCCGGCCGGGCCGGCCGACCCCGGGATGACCAACCTGACGGCGGGTGACTTCAACGGCGACGGCAAGAAGGACCTGGTGGCGGTGGAGGTGTCGACCGGCAAGCTGTGGCTGTACCCGGGCACGGGGACCGGGACGCTGAAGAGCCGGGTGGAGATCGGCAGCGGCGGCTGGAACGGGATGAGCAACCTGGCCGTGGGCGACCTGAACGGTGACGGCGGGGACGACATCGTGGCGACCGAGAAGTCGACCGGCAAGCTGTGGCTCTACCCCGGCAACGGCCACGGCGTCGAGGGCCGGATCGAGCTCGGCAGCGGTGGCTGGAACGGCATGAACAACACCGCGGTGGGCGACTTCAACGGCGACGGTGTGGCCGACGTCGTGGCGAGCGAGAACTCCACCGGGAAGCTCTTCCTCTACCCGGGCCTCGGCGGGGCGCTGGGCAAGCGGGTGGAGATCGGTTCCGGTGGCTGGAACGGGATGAACAAGATCGTCAGCCCCGGTGACATGAACAAGGACGGCAAGGACGACCTGGTCGCGACCGAGACGTCCACCGGGAAGCTGTGGCTGTACCCGGGCACGGGCCACGGTCTGGGGGACCGGGTGGAGATCGGCAACGGCGGTTGGAACGGGATCTCCGACTACGCGGGTGCGGACTTCACCGGTGACGGCATCGGTGACCTGGCGGCCGTGGAGTCCGCCCCGGGGGAGACCGGAAAGCTCTACCTCTACAAGGGCACCGGCAAGGGCCTGAGCTCCCGCACCGAGATCGGCACCGGCGGCTGGTAA
- a CDS encoding GNAT family N-acetyltransferase — protein sequence MTVELRHHTTLTPEARQDLLDVYTDVRAPLLHLPNYGVAAFLERLDRHAAEPGFELVLGHDGRTAVGYAYGNTVDADDPYWKRMAEPLPEGFTGTPVVALKEIGVRAPWRGTGTARRIHDSLLAARTETRVTLMVNPLAGDGKVRRLYESWGYRPFNVQRPTPDSPRLSVMIRPSH from the coding sequence GTGACCGTCGAGCTCCGCCACCACACCACCCTGACGCCCGAGGCCCGGCAGGACCTGCTGGACGTGTACACCGACGTACGGGCCCCGCTGCTGCACCTGCCGAACTACGGCGTCGCGGCGTTCCTCGAACGCCTCGACCGGCACGCCGCCGAGCCGGGCTTCGAACTCGTCCTCGGCCACGACGGCCGGACCGCGGTCGGATACGCCTACGGCAACACCGTCGACGCCGACGACCCGTACTGGAAGCGCATGGCCGAGCCGCTGCCCGAGGGCTTCACCGGCACCCCGGTGGTGGCCCTCAAGGAGATCGGCGTCCGCGCGCCCTGGCGCGGCACCGGCACCGCCCGCCGGATCCACGACTCCCTGCTGGCGGCCCGTACCGAGACCCGGGTCACCCTGATGGTCAACCCGCTCGCCGGCGACGGCAAGGTCCGGCGGCTCTACGAGTCCTGGGGCTACCGGCCGTTCAACGTCCAGCGGCCGACGCCGGATTCGCCGCGATTGAGCGTGATGATCCGCCCGAGCCACTGA
- a CDS encoding TIGR03085 family metal-binding protein, with product MSNHALAERHRLAELLTAAGPDAPTLCAGWTTRDLAAHLVIRERRPDAAAGIRISALAGRTQRVQDEYAARPYEDLVRLFRAGPPVYSLFALPGADEAANTVEYFVHAEDVLRAADDWTPQPVPPGRAEALWRRLPMIARLEAGRRSPVRLTLTHPDGRSLTVGPAGAPTVHLTGDPAELVLFTYGRGARTTLTVDGAPDAVEALRHVLPLP from the coding sequence ATGTCGAACCACGCGCTCGCCGAACGCCACCGCCTCGCCGAACTCCTCACCGCCGCAGGGCCGGACGCCCCCACCCTGTGCGCCGGGTGGACCACCCGGGACCTCGCCGCGCACCTGGTGATCCGCGAGCGCCGCCCCGACGCGGCGGCCGGCATCCGGATCAGCGCCCTGGCCGGCCGGACGCAGCGCGTGCAGGACGAGTACGCCGCCCGGCCGTACGAGGACCTGGTCCGGCTCTTCCGGGCCGGCCCGCCCGTCTACTCCCTGTTCGCCCTCCCCGGCGCCGACGAGGCCGCGAACACCGTCGAGTACTTCGTCCACGCCGAGGACGTCCTGCGCGCGGCCGACGACTGGACCCCGCAGCCCGTCCCGCCCGGCCGCGCCGAAGCCCTCTGGCGCCGCCTCCCGATGATCGCCCGCCTCGAAGCGGGCCGCCGCTCCCCCGTCCGCCTCACCCTCACCCACCCCGACGGCCGCTCCCTCACCGTCGGCCCGGCCGGCGCCCCCACCGTCCACCTCACCGGCGACCCCGCCGAACTCGTCCTCTTCACCTACGGCCGCGGCGCCCGGACCACCCTCACCGTCGACGGCGCCCCCGACGCCGTCGAGGCCCTGCGCCACGTCCTCCCGCTGCCCTGA
- the hisI gene encoding phosphoribosyl-AMP cyclohydrolase yields MSTTPATPGTTALAPEIAARLKRTEDGLLPAIAQQYDTGEVLMLGWMDDEALHRTLTTGRCTYWSRSRSEYWVKGDTSGHVQAVKSVALDCDGDTLLVKVDQTGAACHTGDRTCFDADVLPLS; encoded by the coding sequence ATGTCCACCACACCCGCCACTCCCGGCACGACCGCCCTCGCCCCCGAGATCGCCGCCCGGCTCAAGCGCACCGAGGACGGCCTGCTGCCGGCCATCGCGCAGCAGTACGACACGGGCGAGGTGCTGATGCTCGGCTGGATGGACGACGAGGCGCTGCACCGCACGCTCACCACCGGCCGCTGCACCTACTGGAGCCGCAGCCGCAGCGAGTACTGGGTGAAGGGCGACACCTCGGGCCACGTCCAGGCGGTCAAGTCGGTGGCACTGGACTGCGACGGAGACACCCTGCTGGTGAAGGTCGACCAGACCGGCGCGGCCTGCCACACCGGCGACCGCACCTGCTTCGACGCCGACGTGCTCCCGCTCTCCTGA
- a CDS encoding anthranilate synthase component I, whose translation MDLEAFRKLAVDTRVIPVTRRLLADGLTPIGLYRSLAEERPGTFLLESAEQGRSWSRYSFVGVRSAATLTVGEDGDARWLGTPPVGIPTTGDPLQVLRAALEALHTPRHQDDGLPPLTGGLVGYLGYDIVRRLEKLPDLNPDDLKLPELTMLLATDLAVLDHADGTVLLIANAVNHNDLDTGVDEAYADAMGRLDAMEADLVKPVDPGLATFTPAGTGEVHSPFGGAPYRAAVEEIKERIRAGEAFQVVPSQRFEAPCPASALDVYRVLRTTNPSPYMYLFRFPGPDGTAEGGFDVVGSSPEALVKVTDGEAMLHPIAGTRHRGATPHEDAALAAELLADPKERAEHLMLVDLGRNDLGRVCEPGSVEVVDFMQIERYSHVMHIVSTVTGKVAPGRTAYDVLTACFPAGTLSGAPKPRAMRIIEELEPTRRGLYGGCVGYLDFAGDSDTAIAIRTAVLRDGTAYVQAGAGVVADSDPHGEDTECRNKAAAVLRAVATANTLRRPELS comes from the coding sequence ATGGACCTCGAAGCCTTCCGCAAGCTCGCCGTCGACACCCGGGTCATCCCGGTCACCCGCAGGCTCCTCGCGGACGGCCTCACCCCGATCGGCCTCTACCGCAGCCTCGCCGAGGAGCGGCCCGGCACCTTCCTGCTGGAATCCGCCGAGCAGGGCCGCAGCTGGTCGCGCTACTCCTTCGTCGGGGTGCGCAGCGCCGCCACGCTCACCGTCGGCGAGGACGGCGACGCCCGCTGGCTGGGCACCCCGCCGGTCGGCATCCCCACCACCGGCGACCCGCTGCAGGTGCTGCGCGCCGCCCTGGAGGCGCTGCACACCCCGCGCCACCAGGACGACGGTCTGCCCCCGCTGACCGGCGGCCTGGTCGGCTACCTCGGCTACGACATCGTCCGCCGGCTGGAGAAGCTGCCCGACCTCAACCCGGACGACCTCAAGCTCCCCGAGCTGACCATGCTGCTGGCCACCGACCTCGCGGTCCTCGACCACGCCGACGGCACGGTGCTGCTGATCGCCAACGCCGTCAACCACAACGACCTGGACACCGGCGTGGACGAGGCCTACGCGGACGCGATGGGCCGCCTGGACGCGATGGAGGCCGACCTGGTCAAGCCGGTCGACCCGGGCCTGGCCACCTTCACCCCGGCCGGCACCGGCGAGGTGCACTCGCCCTTCGGCGGGGCGCCCTACCGGGCCGCGGTGGAGGAGATCAAGGAGCGGATCCGGGCCGGCGAGGCCTTCCAGGTGGTGCCCTCGCAGCGCTTCGAGGCGCCCTGCCCGGCCTCCGCGCTCGACGTCTACCGCGTTCTGCGCACCACCAACCCCAGCCCGTACATGTACCTGTTCCGCTTCCCCGGGCCGGACGGCACCGCCGAGGGCGGCTTCGACGTGGTCGGCTCCAGCCCGGAGGCGCTGGTCAAGGTCACCGACGGCGAGGCGATGCTGCACCCGATCGCCGGCACCCGGCACCGCGGCGCCACCCCGCACGAGGACGCGGCGCTGGCCGCCGAACTGCTGGCCGACCCCAAGGAGCGGGCCGAGCACCTGATGCTGGTGGACCTCGGCCGCAACGACCTGGGCCGGGTCTGCGAGCCGGGCAGCGTCGAGGTGGTCGACTTCATGCAGATCGAGCGCTACAGCCACGTGATGCACATCGTCTCCACCGTCACCGGCAAGGTCGCGCCCGGGCGGACCGCCTACGACGTGCTGACCGCCTGCTTCCCGGCCGGCACCCTCTCGGGTGCGCCCAAGCCGCGGGCGATGCGGATCATCGAGGAGCTGGAGCCCACCCGCCGCGGCCTGTACGGCGGCTGCGTCGGCTACCTGGACTTCGCCGGGGACTCCGACACCGCGATCGCGATCCGTACCGCGGTGCTGCGCGACGGTACGGCGTACGTGCAGGCCGGCGCGGGCGTGGTCGCCGACTCGGACCCGCACGGCGAGGACACCGAGTGCCGCAACAAGGCGGCCGCCGTGCTGCGGGCCGTTGCCACGGCCAATACGCTGCGGAGGCCGGAACTGTCCTGA
- a CDS encoding Uma2 family endonuclease — translation MPEVPYDELRWETVLSVAGQLAEQPAGHGRVLSGVAVEFPTAPGGLAPDLAVLAPDAVRGERGRFGADAVEAVLEVARPGLAEAGRAYAQGGVPLYVVVDPVAAVCTVHTAPAPEGVYREAERVPFGNDLFLPLGGRTVVLRTDPFPGPFPTPGTD, via the coding sequence ATGCCCGAGGTGCCGTACGACGAACTGCGCTGGGAGACCGTGCTGAGCGTCGCCGGGCAGCTGGCCGAGCAGCCGGCCGGCCACGGGCGGGTGCTGTCCGGGGTGGCGGTCGAGTTCCCGACGGCGCCCGGCGGCCTCGCCCCGGACCTGGCGGTGCTCGCCCCGGACGCGGTTCGGGGCGAGCGGGGCCGGTTCGGGGCGGACGCGGTCGAGGCGGTGCTGGAGGTGGCCCGCCCGGGGCTGGCGGAGGCCGGGCGGGCGTACGCGCAGGGCGGTGTGCCGCTGTACGTGGTGGTCGACCCGGTGGCAGCGGTCTGCACCGTGCACACCGCGCCGGCCCCCGAGGGGGTGTACCGGGAGGCCGAGCGGGTGCCGTTCGGCAACGACCTGTTCCTGCCGCTGGGCGGGCGGACGGTGGTGCTGCGGACGGATCCCTTTCCCGGGCCGTTCCCCACCCCGGGTACGGACTGA
- a CDS encoding TIGR02234 family membrane protein: MSADQTPAPAAPSRRTLGVMLLLTVLSALLVLTAAGRTWAEGRAGTLDVSVSGGKISELPGGLALVGLAAAVAVFAVRGAGRLGVGALTLLAGLGAAAASAAGAGDTAALDAEAARKLALSGSAATEVSHTGWPWVALVGGLLLALAGLLTLRYGRGWPAMGSRYEAPTRKTPARTETPGDLWKALDRGEDPTA, translated from the coding sequence GTGAGCGCTGACCAGACCCCCGCCCCCGCCGCCCCCAGCCGTCGCACCCTCGGCGTGATGCTGCTGCTGACCGTGCTGAGCGCCCTGCTGGTGCTGACCGCGGCCGGGCGGACCTGGGCCGAGGGCCGGGCGGGCACCCTGGATGTCTCCGTCAGCGGCGGCAAGATCTCCGAACTGCCGGGCGGGCTGGCGCTGGTGGGCCTCGCCGCGGCCGTGGCGGTGTTCGCGGTGCGCGGCGCCGGCCGGCTGGGGGTCGGCGCGCTGACCCTGCTGGCCGGGCTCGGCGCGGCCGCCGCCTCGGCCGCCGGCGCGGGCGACACCGCGGCCCTGGACGCCGAGGCCGCCCGCAAGCTCGCCCTGAGCGGTTCGGCGGCCACCGAGGTCTCGCACACCGGCTGGCCCTGGGTCGCCCTGGTCGGCGGCCTGCTGCTGGCCCTCGCCGGACTGCTCACCCTGCGCTACGGCCGCGGCTGGCCGGCCATGGGCAGCCGCTACGAGGCGCCGACCCGCAAGACCCCGGCGAGGACCGAGACGCCGGGCGACCTCTGGAAGGCCCTGGACCGCGGCGAGGACCCGACGGCCTAG